One stretch of Passer domesticus isolate bPasDom1 chromosome 2, bPasDom1.hap1, whole genome shotgun sequence DNA includes these proteins:
- the FOXM1 gene encoding forkhead box protein M1 isoform X1 gives MRTSPRRPLILKRRKLTLPQNDESSTSARDENRGQDEKAPKEEHRQEDQHNRQPRDKRDCGLQKFPAGIKIIDHPTMPNTQVVAIPTNADIQSIIEALTAKGKECGNNGPNKFILISSGGTSRSAGPAPSQHLPSEKKASAAIKAAVSQEREKNVAQMPALAGSTAPWHSGVDPVVGQEQETNSSGETMSSVLDNSLTNIQWLGKMRSDGLNPSSVKEDTEKENQMPLQERVKTEEEAAAAIPTAAESSSWQDSVSERPPYSYMAMIQFAINSTEKKRMTLKDIYTWIEDHFPYFKHVAKPGWKNSIRHNLSLHDMFVRETSANGKISFWTIHPDANRCLTLDQVFKPLDLGSPTSPEYSESQQKNRLPDPLKNMGSKTEPQNSRRKMKPLLPRVNSYLVPIQFPLSQPLVLQPSVKVPLSMAQGASLNSLETSQSNKCVCIAPKMSLPAEESPSLPTAAVKEEGQCDAGLFSPTHSVQNSSQPGEELSSFPEGACVKEEEGSQLDPWLSPFASTVTVKEEPSLFFPDSSTKERKQFTTLKSPSKAVSDSLVIKRRERREVGRSRRKQRLALPCSEEPVLVLPESSSFDPFRLGADRPFPQENQPLENILQLSCSQGEEGAFKTPVKDIFRKLPISSTPSKVSATTTPSLEVLDPWKSASLAKGSHELDFSPVKTHQLPFTPLQDNQDLLGFNSTPLKNPLFDSPRELLNTESGDMVLVPLTSSPAFIHDTSKQSSVELTASGFTENRSLMEGLILDTMNDSLSKILLDISFPGLEDENLGTDISWSQLIPELK, from the exons ATGAGGACCAGCCCTCGCAGGCCCTTAATtctcaaaagaagaaaactgaCCCTCCCACAGAACGATGAATCCAGTACTTCAGCAAGAGATGAGAACAGAGGTCAGGATGAAAAGGCTCCTAAggaggagcacaggcaggaagACCAACATAACAGACAACCCAGAGACAAAAGGGACTGTggcctgcagaaattcccagcAGGAATAAAGATAATTGACCACCCTACAATGCCCAACACACAGGTGGTGGCCATCCCTACAAATGCTGATATCCAGAGCATCATAGAGGCATtgacagcaaaaggaaaagagtgTGGCAACAATGGACCCAACAAGTTCATTCTCATTAGCAGTGGGGGCACATCCCGTTCAGCAGGTCCAGCACCATCGCAGCATCTCCCATCAGAGAAGAAAGCCAGTGCAGCCATCAAGGCTGCAGTCAGtcaagaaagagagaagaatgTTGCACAGATGCCTGCTCTTGCAGGCAGTACAGCGCCCTGGCATTCAGGAGTTGATCCTGTGGTTGGACAGGAGCAGGAGACCAACA GCAGTGGCGAGACAATGAGCTCTGTGTTGGACAACAGCCTCACCAACATCCAGTGGCTGGGGAAGATGAGATCTGATGGGCTAAATCCCTCTTCTGTGAAGGAAGACACAGAGAAAGAGAATCAGATGCCTCTGCAGGAAAGAGTCAAG ACTGAagaggaagctgctgctgctattcCTACTGCTGCTGAGTCCTCCTCATGGCAGGATTCGGTGTCAGAACGACCTCCTTACTCCTACATGGCCATGATCCAGTTTGCCATCAACAGCACGGAGAAGAAGCGCATGACGCTGAAGGACATCTATACCTGGATTGAGGATCATTTCCCTTATTTTAAACATGTAGCTAAGCCAGGTTGGAAG aaCTCCATCCGGCACAACCTGTCCCTTCATGATATGTTTGTCCGTGAGACATCTGCCAATGGTAAAATCTCCTTCTGGACTATTCACCCTGATGCAAACCGTTGCCTAACATTGGACCAGGTATTTAAG CCGCTGGACTTGGGGTCACCAACATCGCCTGAGTACTCTGAATCA CAACAAAAGAATCGTCTCCCAGATCCTCTGAAGAACATGGGAAGCAAAACAGAACCCCAGAATTCAC GCCGAAAGATGAAGCCTTTGCTTCCTCGTGTCAACTCCTACCTGGTTCCAATCCAGTTTCCTTTGAGTCAGCCTCTTGTCTTGCAGCCTTCTGTGAAGGTTCCTCTGTCCATGGCACAGGGAGCATCACTTAACAGCTTGGAGACTTCGCAGAGCAATAAGTGTGTGTGCATTGCTCCAAAG ATGTCACTGCCTGCAGAAGAGTCGCCCTCTTTACCCACAGCTGCTGTAAAGGAGGAGGGTCAATGTGATGCAGGTCTATTTTCCCCAACCCATTCTGTACAGAACAGCTCCCAGCCTGGTGAGGAATTGTCTTCTTTCCCAGAGGGTGCCTGTGtgaaggaggaagaaggctcTCAGCTGgatccctggctgtccccattTGCCTCAACTGTAACGGTCAAGGAAGAGCCAAGCTTGTTCTTCCCAGACTCATCCACAAAGGAGAGGAAACAGTTCACCACACTGAAGTCCCCATCTAAGGCAGTTTCTGACTCTTTAGTTATAAAGAGGAGGGAAAGGCGGGAAGTGGGCAGATCCAGAAGGAAACAACGCCTAGCACTGCCTTGTTCAGAAGAGCCTGTCCTTGTTCTGccagaaagcagcagctttgaCCCTTTCCGGTTAGGGGCAGACCGTCCCTTCCCCCAGGAAAACCAGCCCCTTGAGAACATATTACAGCTTAGCTGCTCACAGGGAGAAGAGGGGGCCTTTAAAACACCAGTCAAAGACATCTTCAGAAAATTGCCCATTTCTTCCACTCCCAGCAAAGTTTCAGCCACTACTACCCCTTCACTAGAGGTCCTTGACCCCTGGAAGTCTGCTTCCTTAGCCAAAGGAAGTCATGAGCTGGACTTCAGTCCTGTGAAAACCCATCAGTTGCCATTCACACCCCTCCAGGACAACCAGGACTTGCTGGGTTTTAACAGCACACCTCTTAAAAATCCTCTCTTTGATTCTCCTCGAGAACTGCTCAATACAGAATCCGGTGACATGGTCCTTGTGCCCCTCACGAGCTCTCCAGCATTTATTCATGACACTTCCAAGCAATCCTCTGTTGAACTGACAGCCTCTGGCTTTACTGAAAACCGATCACTTATGGAGGGCCTTATCCTGGACACCATGAATGACAGTCTCAGCAAAATCCTTCTAGATATCAGCTTTCCTGGTCTTGAGGATGAAAATTTAGGAACAGACATTAGTTGGTCTCAGCTCATACCTGAACTTAAGTGA
- the FOXM1 gene encoding forkhead box protein M1 isoform X2, translated as MRTSPRRPLILKRRKLTLPQNDESSTSARDENRGQDEKAPKEEHRQEDQHNRQPRDKRDCGLQKFPAGIKIIDHPTMPNTQVVAIPTNADIQSIIEALTAKGKECGNNGPNKFILISSGGTSRSAGPAPSQHLPSEKKASAAIKAAVSQEREKNVAQMPALAGSTAPWHSGVDPVVGQEQETNSSGETMSSVLDNSLTNIQWLGKMRSDGLNPSSVKEDTEKENQMPLQERVKTEEEAAAAIPTAAESSSWQDSVSERPPYSYMAMIQFAINSTEKKRMTLKDIYTWIEDHFPYFKHVAKPGWKNSIRHNLSLHDMFVRETSANGKISFWTIHPDANRCLTLDQVFKQQKNRLPDPLKNMGSKTEPQNSRRKMKPLLPRVNSYLVPIQFPLSQPLVLQPSVKVPLSMAQGASLNSLETSQSNKCVCIAPKMSLPAEESPSLPTAAVKEEGQCDAGLFSPTHSVQNSSQPGEELSSFPEGACVKEEEGSQLDPWLSPFASTVTVKEEPSLFFPDSSTKERKQFTTLKSPSKAVSDSLVIKRRERREVGRSRRKQRLALPCSEEPVLVLPESSSFDPFRLGADRPFPQENQPLENILQLSCSQGEEGAFKTPVKDIFRKLPISSTPSKVSATTTPSLEVLDPWKSASLAKGSHELDFSPVKTHQLPFTPLQDNQDLLGFNSTPLKNPLFDSPRELLNTESGDMVLVPLTSSPAFIHDTSKQSSVELTASGFTENRSLMEGLILDTMNDSLSKILLDISFPGLEDENLGTDISWSQLIPELK; from the exons ATGAGGACCAGCCCTCGCAGGCCCTTAATtctcaaaagaagaaaactgaCCCTCCCACAGAACGATGAATCCAGTACTTCAGCAAGAGATGAGAACAGAGGTCAGGATGAAAAGGCTCCTAAggaggagcacaggcaggaagACCAACATAACAGACAACCCAGAGACAAAAGGGACTGTggcctgcagaaattcccagcAGGAATAAAGATAATTGACCACCCTACAATGCCCAACACACAGGTGGTGGCCATCCCTACAAATGCTGATATCCAGAGCATCATAGAGGCATtgacagcaaaaggaaaagagtgTGGCAACAATGGACCCAACAAGTTCATTCTCATTAGCAGTGGGGGCACATCCCGTTCAGCAGGTCCAGCACCATCGCAGCATCTCCCATCAGAGAAGAAAGCCAGTGCAGCCATCAAGGCTGCAGTCAGtcaagaaagagagaagaatgTTGCACAGATGCCTGCTCTTGCAGGCAGTACAGCGCCCTGGCATTCAGGAGTTGATCCTGTGGTTGGACAGGAGCAGGAGACCAACA GCAGTGGCGAGACAATGAGCTCTGTGTTGGACAACAGCCTCACCAACATCCAGTGGCTGGGGAAGATGAGATCTGATGGGCTAAATCCCTCTTCTGTGAAGGAAGACACAGAGAAAGAGAATCAGATGCCTCTGCAGGAAAGAGTCAAG ACTGAagaggaagctgctgctgctattcCTACTGCTGCTGAGTCCTCCTCATGGCAGGATTCGGTGTCAGAACGACCTCCTTACTCCTACATGGCCATGATCCAGTTTGCCATCAACAGCACGGAGAAGAAGCGCATGACGCTGAAGGACATCTATACCTGGATTGAGGATCATTTCCCTTATTTTAAACATGTAGCTAAGCCAGGTTGGAAG aaCTCCATCCGGCACAACCTGTCCCTTCATGATATGTTTGTCCGTGAGACATCTGCCAATGGTAAAATCTCCTTCTGGACTATTCACCCTGATGCAAACCGTTGCCTAACATTGGACCAGGTATTTAAG CAACAAAAGAATCGTCTCCCAGATCCTCTGAAGAACATGGGAAGCAAAACAGAACCCCAGAATTCAC GCCGAAAGATGAAGCCTTTGCTTCCTCGTGTCAACTCCTACCTGGTTCCAATCCAGTTTCCTTTGAGTCAGCCTCTTGTCTTGCAGCCTTCTGTGAAGGTTCCTCTGTCCATGGCACAGGGAGCATCACTTAACAGCTTGGAGACTTCGCAGAGCAATAAGTGTGTGTGCATTGCTCCAAAG ATGTCACTGCCTGCAGAAGAGTCGCCCTCTTTACCCACAGCTGCTGTAAAGGAGGAGGGTCAATGTGATGCAGGTCTATTTTCCCCAACCCATTCTGTACAGAACAGCTCCCAGCCTGGTGAGGAATTGTCTTCTTTCCCAGAGGGTGCCTGTGtgaaggaggaagaaggctcTCAGCTGgatccctggctgtccccattTGCCTCAACTGTAACGGTCAAGGAAGAGCCAAGCTTGTTCTTCCCAGACTCATCCACAAAGGAGAGGAAACAGTTCACCACACTGAAGTCCCCATCTAAGGCAGTTTCTGACTCTTTAGTTATAAAGAGGAGGGAAAGGCGGGAAGTGGGCAGATCCAGAAGGAAACAACGCCTAGCACTGCCTTGTTCAGAAGAGCCTGTCCTTGTTCTGccagaaagcagcagctttgaCCCTTTCCGGTTAGGGGCAGACCGTCCCTTCCCCCAGGAAAACCAGCCCCTTGAGAACATATTACAGCTTAGCTGCTCACAGGGAGAAGAGGGGGCCTTTAAAACACCAGTCAAAGACATCTTCAGAAAATTGCCCATTTCTTCCACTCCCAGCAAAGTTTCAGCCACTACTACCCCTTCACTAGAGGTCCTTGACCCCTGGAAGTCTGCTTCCTTAGCCAAAGGAAGTCATGAGCTGGACTTCAGTCCTGTGAAAACCCATCAGTTGCCATTCACACCCCTCCAGGACAACCAGGACTTGCTGGGTTTTAACAGCACACCTCTTAAAAATCCTCTCTTTGATTCTCCTCGAGAACTGCTCAATACAGAATCCGGTGACATGGTCCTTGTGCCCCTCACGAGCTCTCCAGCATTTATTCATGACACTTCCAAGCAATCCTCTGTTGAACTGACAGCCTCTGGCTTTACTGAAAACCGATCACTTATGGAGGGCCTTATCCTGGACACCATGAATGACAGTCTCAGCAAAATCCTTCTAGATATCAGCTTTCCTGGTCTTGAGGATGAAAATTTAGGAACAGACATTAGTTGGTCTCAGCTCATACCTGAACTTAAGTGA